The sequence below is a genomic window from Spirochaetaceae bacterium.
GGTCGATCACGAGCTGGGGTGCAAACGGGCGCAGCGCCGGCAGCGGCGCCAGGTAGCCCTTCCGTTCCCAGATCGCCAGATGGCGGTACACCCGGTCCGCGGGGTCGTACAGCGATTGAGCGGCGACGGTACCGGGCAGGGCGGCAAGCAGGAGCACGGCGGCCAGCGCCCGCGCGAGGCGCCCGCGCTCCCTGCGCCGCGGTGTTGGATGATGCTGTCGAGATGGAACGATCATGATTGCACGGTGGTTGCGGCGCGGGGCTAGACCGCGTCGCTGAGCGGCGGGACGCCCACCGAATCGACCACGCTGGCGATGAATTCACGTTCGTCGGCGCGCTGCGACCGGCCCCCGGCCTTCAAGATAATGCGCTTGCGCAACACGGGATAGGCCACCTCCTGGATGTCCTCCGGGGTGACGTATTCGCGGTCGCGCAGCGCGGCAAGCGCCTGCGCCGCCTTGTACAGCGCCAGCGAGCCGCGCGGCGACACGCCGAGCGCCAGGCGGCGGTCGGTGCGCGTGGCCCCCACCAGGGCCAGGATATAGCCGCGCAGCGAGTCGTCGACGTGCACCTGCAATACCCGCTGTTGCATGTCGATCAGCGTCGCGATGTCGGCCACCGGCGTGATGCGCGCCAGCGGGTGGCTGTCCGCGGTGCCGAGCGCCATCACCGCCCGTTCCGCCTCGCGGTCGGGGTAGCCGATCGACACGGTCATGAAGAAGCGGTCCTTTTGGACCTCCGGCAGCGGGAACGTGCCCTCGGCGTCGCCCGGGCTCTCGGTGGCGACCAGGAAGAACGGGTCCGGCAGCGGCCGGCTGGTGCCCTCCACGCTCACCTGTCCCTCCGCCATCGCCTCCAGCAGCGCCGACTGGGTGCGCGGCGTGGCGCGGTTGATCTCGTCGACCAGCAGCACGTTG
It includes:
- a CDS encoding MoxR family ATPase encodes the protein MTVAQWAGRVTDAVRGAFFGKDEVTEKVLVALLCRGHVLIEDVPGVGKTVLARALANTVGGMFKQVQCTPDLLPADVLGVSIYNPQSGEFVFREGPVMTNVLLVDEINRATPRTQSALLEAMAEGQVSVEGTSRPLPDPFFLVATESPGDAEGTFPLPEVQKDRFFMTVSIGYPDREAERAVMALGTADSHPLARITPVADIATLIDMQQRVLQVHVDDSLRGYILALVGATRTDRRLALGVSPRGSLALYKAAQALAALRDREYVTPEDIQEVAYPVLRKRIILKAGGRSQRADEREFIASVVDSVGVPPLSDAV